From Amblyraja radiata isolate CabotCenter1 chromosome 21, sAmbRad1.1.pri, whole genome shotgun sequence, a single genomic window includes:
- the LOC116985250 gene encoding 26S proteasome regulatory subunit 8, with protein MRMDVEEGKGGTGLRQYYLSKIEELQLIVNDKSQNLRRLQAQRNELNAKVRMLREELQLLQEQGSYVGEVVRAMDKKKVLVKVHPEGKFVVDVDKNIDINDVTPNCRVALRNDSYTLHKILPNKVDPLVSLMMVEKVPDSTYEMIGGLDKQIKEIKEVIELPVKHPELFEALGIAQPKGVLLYGPPGTGKTLLARAVAHHTDCTFIRVSGSELVQKFIGEGARMVRELFVMAREHSPSIIFMDEIDSIGSSRLEGGSGGDSEVQRTMLELLNQLDGFEATKNIKVIMATNRIDILDPALLRPGRIDRKIEFPPPNEEARLDILKIHSRKMNLTRGINLRKIAELMPGASGAEVKGVCTEAGMYALRERRVHVTQEDFEMAVAKVMQKDSEKNMSIKKLWK; from the coding sequence ATGAGGATGGATGTGGAAGAAGGAAAGGGAGGGACAGGCCTCCGCCAATATTATCTATCAAAGATAGAAGAACTTCAGCTCATTGTTAATGACAAGAGTCAGAATCTCCGACGTCTGCAGGCTCAAAGAAATGAACTTAATGCCAAAGTGCGTATGTTGCGGGAAGAACTACAGTTATTACAGGAGCAGGGGTCTTATGTAGGAGAGGTGGTTCGAGCCATGGACAAGAAGAAGGTGCTCGTCAAGGTTCATCCAGAGGGGAAATTTGTTGTGGATGTTGACAAGAACATTGATATTAATGATGTAACTCCGAACTGTCGCGTGGCATTGAGAAATGATAGCTACACGCTTCACAAAATCTTGCCCAACAAAGTGGACCCTCTGGTGTCTCTCATGATGGTTGAGAAAGTTCCGGATTCTACCTATGAAATGATAGGTGGCTTAGACAAACAAATCAAGGAGATCAAAGAGGTTATTGAACTGCCTGTGAAGCATCCTGAACTGTTTGAAGCTCTTGGCATTGCTCAGCCGAAGGGTGTGCTGCTGTATGGACCTCCAGGAACTGGGAAGACTCTGTTAGCTAGAGCAGTGGCCCATCACACTGACTGCACGTTTATCCGCGTTTCTGGCTCTGAACTTGTGCAGAAATTCATTGGGGAGGGTGCTCGCATGGTACGTGAGTTGTTTGTCATGGCCAGGGAACACTCTCCATCTATTATCTTCATGGATGAAATTGACTCTATTGGTTCATCGCGGTTGGAAGGAGGTTCTGGTGGTGATAGTGAAGTGCAGCGCACCATGTTGGAGCTTCTCAACCAGCTAGATGGGTTTGAAGCCACTAAGAATATTAAGGTAATCATGGCAACAAACAGAATTGATATCCTCGATCCTGCACTGCTGCGACCAGGACGAATTGACAGGAAAATAGAATTTCCTCCTCCAAATGAAGAGGCCCGTCTTGACATTCTGAAGATTCATTCTCGAAAGATGAACTTAACACGTGGCATCAATTTGCGCAAGATTGCTGAACTAATGCCAGGAGCGTCGGGTGCAGAGGTCAAGGGTGTATGCACAGAAGCTGGCATGTATGCCTTGAGAGAACGAAGAGTTCACGTTACACAGGAAGACTTTGAAATGGCAGTGGCCAAGGTGATGCAAAAGGACAGCGAGAAGAACATGTCCATCAAAAAGCTTTGGAAGTAA